A window of the Hordeum vulgare subsp. vulgare chromosome 5H, MorexV3_pseudomolecules_assembly, whole genome shotgun sequence genome harbors these coding sequences:
- the LOC123397467 gene encoding uncharacterized protein LOC123397467, which produces MLSLAWTRRAVVEVEAPPTPTPTPTWGGCSLHGLDIEVVREKDAVPGGGGSGLVALAIPSYFSGPRLAKRQDGGFPLYTGYSAARSLVGKGAMTDLRRLSREAEDMLAELFASIDGGGGGAPNKNKEDAVRARPRVVQLRLSPELALWKSTQHAIGNMLPTKGAGLIQATPQVLALLGATDWPEAMKTTNALSGSGMANLLIGASDVRTLFSNYVVDMAFYYEHGYHKAFPSFSRLLHDGLADARSLRTPGGRQRREAVAIGASYIRAKIALEAAHKTLLKDRSAQMDRRAAQVISLCESSILGMGAEAIARGFDVGAVTSDLVFSSPGTDVIDVGSDLVNSEVMNSFLNVADIAASGVVSEPALRAIYDAYAATGARMYTQRWHEPVARMCITLYTWHLHNDRHMFLRRALLGWPKARKSPAQPQREADFDEVFDTDFRTTGFSRPLDLEYACNGEETCDHVRRFLKVKLKDQELLAALWSSIVTGPLEYVRKGEVDEQREKHLIESSRLQMVHLFSKGLIDEMVWLVAHASHHAWQVNYLFEAAMFGSILDGGAMIGKLDRAEED; this is translated from the coding sequence ATGCTGAGTCTCGCTTGGACTCGTCGCGCCGTCGTGGAGGTGGAGGCACCACCcaccccaaccccaaccccaacCTGGGGTGGCTGCTCTCTCCATGGCCTCGACATTGAGGTCGTGAGGGAGAAGGACGCTGTCCCTGGCGGTGGCGGCAGCGGGCTAGTTGCACTTGCAATCCCTTCATATTTCTCCGGCCCCCGGCTGGCGAAGCGGCAAGATGGAGGCTTCCCCTTGTACACGGGCTACTCGGCGGCGAGGTCCTTGGTCGGCAAGGGGGCCATGACGGATCTGAGAAGGCTGTCTCGTGAGGCGGAAGACATGCTCGCCGAGTTGTTTGCTAGCATtgatggcggtggcggtggcgcccCAAACAAAAACAAGGAGGACGCGGTGCGGGCGCGGCCCAGGGTGGTGCAGCTGCGACTGTCACCGGAGCTGGCGCTGTGGAAAAGCACGCAACACGCAATCGGCAACATGCTGCCCACTAAGGGCGCCGGGCTGATCCAAGCCACGCCGCAGGTTCTCGCCTTGCTGGGCGCCACCGACTGGCCTGAGGCGATGAAAACAACCAACGCCCTATCTGGCAGCGGCATGGCGAACCTGCTGATTGGCGCCTCCGACGTGCGCACCCTCTTCTCCAACTACGTGGTGGACATGGCATTCTACTACGAGCACGGGTACCACAAGGCGTTCCCCTCGTTCAGCCGCCTCCTGCACGATGGGCTCGCCGACGCCCGCTCGCTACGAACCCCTGGTGGCCGGCAGCGACGCGAGGCCGTCGCGATAGGCGCGTCCTACATCCGAGCCAAGATCGCGCTGGAGGCGGCGCACAAGACGCTCCTCAAGGACCGGTCGGCGCAGATGGACCGCCGGGCCGCCCAGGTCATATCCCTATGCGAGAGCAGCATCCTTGGCATGGGGGCTGAGGCAATTGCCCGGGGCTTCGATGTTGGCGCCGTCACGAGCGACCTGGTCTTCAGCTCTCCCGGCACCGATGTCATCGATGTGGGCAGCGACCTGGTAAACTCCGAGGTCATGAACTCGTTCCTCAACGTGGCCGACATCGCCGCCTCAGGCGTCGTGAGCGAGCCGGCGCTTCGGGCCATCTACGACGCCTACGCTGCCACGGGAGCTCGGATGTACACCCAGAGGTGGCATGAGCCTGTGGCCCGGATGTGCATCACCTTGTACACTTGGCACCTGCACAACGACCGGCACATGTTCCTCCGCCGCGCCCTCCTTGGATGGCCCAAGGCCCGCAAGTCCCCGGCGCAGCCCCAACGCGAGGCCGACTTCGACGAGGTCTTCGACACCGACTTTCGCACCACCGGCTTCAGCAGGCCCCTTGACCTTGAGTACGCGTGCAATGGCGAAGAAACCTGCGACCACGTCCGGCGCTTCCTCAAAGTAAAACTAAAAGACCAAGAACTGCTTGCCGCCCTTTGGTCCTCCATTGTCACCGGTCCGCTGGAGTACGTCCGGAAGGGCGAGGTGGACGAGCAGCGTGAGAAACACCTCATTGAATCCTCGCGCCTGCAAATGGTCCACCTCTTCTCCAAGGGCCTCATCGACGAAATGGTCTGGCTCGTCGCCCATGCAAGCCACCATGCCTGGCAGGTGAACTATCTCTTCGAGGCCGCCATGTTTGGCAGCATCCTGGACGGGGGCGCCATGATAGGCAAGCTCGATAGGGCGGAGGAGGACTAA